Within Vicia villosa cultivar HV-30 ecotype Madison, WI linkage group LG1, Vvil1.0, whole genome shotgun sequence, the genomic segment TCCCCCCATTAACCAAAATGGACATCAAACTCGTGAATACCAATACGTCTAACCACTTGAGTCCAGTGCTGCCAAAACCATTCCCTCCAAAACAAACTTCAAATAACTCCACAAAATGCAATCATAATCTTTATGAAAGCCCACTTTCACCAACAAACaagatttcttctttttctttgtgaatTCCACATCTTCATTCAAAATAAGAACACCATCCTGCAATTGTGTTTGACTTAAGAAAGCAAATTGAGAATTAAAAATCAAAGAGTGCAAAACCTTCTTTAACCTGTTTGCAAGCAAGCAACTTAGAGAGAATCCAATAGATGTGCTTACGAGACATATGTGTCCTGATAAAATCCAAACCATTTTAGTTAATTATAAAATTGATGTCATATTCTCTAAATTAATTAAACTTCCTTGTTACTACTTTTTtctattttctctctttttcattaggccatcttttaaaaaaaaatattatcgtGCAAATGACTTGACCTAGCAAGGTTTCTTTTTTAATCTAAGGGTCTATTTCCAAGTGTACCGTAAAATCATAAGTGAAGgattgaatttgatatgaagaACAAAATGATGGTTTACTGCTACTAGTACTCTCTGTCCTAAATTAGCAAGACATCGTTATTCTGACCTGTGCGGTGAGGACGTATGTTATTGTTCGCCTAGCTGTCTGATGGACAACGTGCTTGCATTTTCAAACCACTTTTGTGGGTCCCACTTCATCCCCTCCCCACTCCTTTTCTTTAAATACATGCATATCAAGGGAATATTGATTTATTCAACCTTCACTTTTCCATCTGTATAATATACTATTTATTATCTATTAAAAAAACTACCATGAAGTACACTCCTACATAAATTAAAACGACTTATCCTCTCTCGAGTTGTTCATCAGTGCTTGTcacattatgttttttttttgtttaattggaattttattttgaatttaaattcatatatatatatatatatatatatatatatatatatatatatatatatatatatatatatatatatatatatatatttggttggATGTCATCtcatttattaatcaaaataaaaattttggtCGAGAATCTCGAAATTTAGTGATCATGaaaggtttttattttattttttatagaaatacTAACATGTTACTATCTATTAACAAAATTTGAATTCAAGTTAAAACCTTACCAAGTGAAGTAATTTATGTATATCTTGTTTCACATGTAAAATATTTTGTAGATGGATAAACTTTTAAGTAGAATTGattgtactttttagaaatgATTCTATTATAAGTTAGAATTTATATATTTTGAgtttaaatgtgttttttataTTGTAATATCTTGTTCAATTCAGATTTTGTATATTAtcttaatataaattattttatatttaatttatttttaattaaaatcaattcatttaaaatcaattttttttatcgtAGAATCAAACACACAATATGTATGTGTTTCGATACTCACAAATTTACTCAAAATCATGTTGAAAAGCTACGTCACTCAAAAGCTCCAaatattattttgacattttATTACATCAAGATGTTGTTTTCCATCGTAATTTGGTGCGTGCTTGCTTTTTCATCAAAGTCACCGCCACTATACGTCCATGCTAATGCTAATGTTATAAGTTGTATATTCTTAAAAGTTACGATGGATTAAACAATAATTTTTAAGGAGTTTCTAAGATTCAAATACCGACGTGACTTTGTTAAAGAtgtcttatttaatatattttggtATGCCGAAGTATCTGTGTTGAAAGAGACACATGTAAATTTCTTTACTGATCCAAATGAGAGGACATTGAAATTTAGGCCAGCAGATGTTTTGTTGTTTGGTTGGGTAGGAGGGAAACATGCATGTGTAGACTTGACTGAGATTTCTCCTCTGGTGGATTTGAGGACTACAGGTTTTAATGTGGGATATACAACTCTCAAAGTCGTTTCAAGTAAAGTGACAAACACATGAGAAAGCGTATTCGACAACCAACATGCTTTCATATCATTTGGCTTTGACACTTTTGATTTTCTAGCACCAGAAAATCAAAAGGGGTAGTGAATGAACAGAGTCATGCATAACAATGTTGTCTCTCATAGAATAGTGAATGTAACTTAACAAAAAAAAGAATAGTTTTGTCATTCAAAAAGGGGTAGCAGCACAATTTGTTGTCTATTTGCCTGTTATTTATATGtaactttattatatataatacACATTAGACAGTAGAGATTATACATAAATAGATGATAAACAGACAACAAAGTTATGCATTACTCTTTTTTTGCATAACAAAATCAATCATCTTAAAAATTACATCCATTGAGCTAGAAAACAACACTCTTATGCATGAGCCTTTAGACTATCTATAAACGAACCACTGCCTCTAGTGCTAAGAAATCAAAAGTGTCAAAGACaaatgatatgaaaatattttggtTGTTGGAATATGTTTTTTCATGCTTGACCACTTGAAGCTGCTGTGAGAACTGCCTGttcaataataaaatattcaattttcAGCCCTTGGTTCCACCAATAGAACAACTTCATTCAAGTCCACACATATATGTCTCGcttactattttttattgatgGGTTAGACCAATACAGATCATCAATAAGATATCATGCTATATCCTTAGATATTACCTTATGATTCAtttatttcttattgatgatgtttgCCTTTTTTTATCGTAAGACAAGCTTGTATATATTTGAGGAACACACGATTTCTTATTCGAAATTTCTCTGTTTCAAATTCTAATACGATTTTTCTAAGAATAtcatatttgatatatttaaagAGTGAAAAgtatgtttaatttttaaatcaaaacacATCCTAAATCATTTTTATGGCATTGTATTATGACATAGCaatagaaattaaaaaaagatgCTTTTTCTTATTCCATCTCAAACCTTACCTTTAATAAGTGTTGAGTAACCCTCACAATTCAGCCTTTACAGCATCATACCCAGTTTCCATTCTCTTCCCTATTGTCTCCTTTCTCTTTCCCTGATCTGTCACCATCTCATTTCCCATCTCTCCcttcacaattcatcatcaaaatacattataaaattacacactttattttattaaaataaaaataaaattttgagatttgttattagaaaaaaaaaaaaaaacagagtgaTTGACAGTGAAAGTGTGAAAGAACTATACTTTTTTGTCTGCTTCTCTGTAACCTTGTTTTACTCTCTTACATTCCATTTCCTTCAATTTTGTCTTCAACTTTCCACGCTCCTCTCTCTAGATTCACTCACCAGTGGGGTTCAAATCTCTTCTAAACTCTCTCACATGCCTTGAAACAGGTGAATACTCTGTTTTTCACCTCTCTGCCATTTCTCTGTCTTTGCCTCAGATACCACTTTTTTCGGTGACCCTTTTCTTTCAATTTGGTAATTCCATCATAAAGTTtgaaaattgaagagaaaaaaaaatgaaggatTTCCCATCTTGTTTTGGGGAAAATGCAGTTCAGGTTTCAGATTCATCCTCTTCAAATTCAAGCAAAACAGCTCAGAATCTTGTGATTTGTGTCTACCAATGTTCAATTAGAGGTAGATCTTGCTTAATTACAATCACATGGAGTAAAAGTTTAATGGGTCAAGGGTTTAGTGTTGGGATTGATGATTCTTCAAATAATCAGTGTTTGTGTAAAGTTGATATAAAGCCTTGGGTTTTTTCCAAGAGGAAGGGTTGTAAGAGTTTGGAAGCTTATTGTTGTAAGATTGATGTGTATTGGGATCTTTCTTCAGCTAGATTTGGTGTTGGGCCAGAACCATTGGAGGGTTTTTTTGTAGGAGTAGTTGTTGATAAACAAATGGTGCTTCTTCTTGGTGATTTGAGGAAGGAAgcttttaagaaatctaatgcTGTTCCTTTACCTTTGAAAGCTGTTTTTGTTGCTAAGAAGGAACATGTTTTTGGTAAGAAGTTGTTTGGTAACAAGGTTGTGTTTTGTGATAATGGTAAAGTTcatgatcttgttattgagtGTGATACTTCCACTGCTAAGGATCCTTGTCTGATAATTCGGTTAGATAGTAAGACTGTGATGCAGGTGAAGAGGTTGAAGTGGAAGTTTAGAGGAAACTATACTATACTTGTGGATGGATTTGAAGTTGAGGTTTATTGGGATGTTTATAATTGGCTTTTTGGTAGTTCTATTGGAAATGCTGTTTTCATGTTTAGAACATGTTTGTCTCATGATAAGATTTGGAATGCTCAACCTGTTTCGGATGCGAATGTTTTGCAGTGGTCTTTCTCTCAGAGGTTTTCTGAGTCCAAATTGCCACAAGGTCTTGGTTTCTCTCATGTTTTGTATGCTTGGAAGAACGAGTAGAGTTGCGTTGTTTCGGCGTCATCGGTTGCGTACTAACAGAACTTTTAATGAGTTGGGATTGATTGATTTATCAAAGATGAGAACTTTTGTTTGTATTGTTTCAACCCTTATACCTTTAATTTCTCTGTGCATTTGAACAGATCTTAGAATTTTTCATCACCAATGGTTGTATATTTATCTTCAAGTGTTAATTTCATGATTCATATTACAAAAACTAAATGGTTAAGTGTTTGTTTTATGTGTTATTCAAGTGCTGCTTCTTCATTCTTGGGATATTCTTTTGTTAGAATTAGTAGTAATGAACATATCCTCTATATCCTTAGTTCTGTCGTATCATATATTCGAAACTTTTTGTATTGAAAATTTGAGTTATCAAATATGTAATTTAGGTGCAAACTAGTAATGTCCTAAAATAGAGGATATATTATCACTGTAGTCACTAATGCACGCATTCGGTGCATCACTGACCATTGGATCGAGATCTAAGTTTAAAGAGGGCGGCCTTGCTGCTCTACTTTGTTAGTTTATGTTTGGATCGATCGGCGGTTTGGCAAAGATAACGGGACACTGATTTTGTTGAAGCTCCAAAGTGTAGTTTTTGTCAAAATTGCAGTGTCTCGCCGTGATTCTGGCAATCTCACTGTGAATTCAAACATTTGTagatcttttattctctttcACAGCCAAATCTAATAGTTTTATGATTCTGTCATGCAAATCATGGCACAGGTGTAAACAATGATTGTTGCTGACAATGGTGATTTCTTGAAAAACATACAGCTGCAAATTCAGATGCCAATCTCATATAGATTTTGTTTTTGACATGAAATGTTCTAAACAAAGGCAAGTATATACTACATTAAAAATTTGATGTATTTAATAGAGTATATCAGATATGCACTAACTAATCAGTATCTTAAGGACACTAGTTCAGACAACTATAAGATGATTACATGTTGGTGTTTCTCTAGTTGGGTGGTAAGATGACATAAGTATTGTTTGTTTGCTAATATATTCCAAAAGTTAGGTGTTTCTACCATTATTGGATAGAAGAAATAAAATTGTTCATATAAATTCAATAGTGCCCAAGTGGTTCTAACAATTTTGAAGAAGGCTACTACTAATATCCTCCCTAACACATTTTTAAGACCATTAAAAAAATCCCATAAAATTGAATGGAACCACACATCCAAATTGAATCACACTTAATTGAACAAAAATGTATGTGACCcgaattttgttttatttgagtGGTTACATTATATATGTGATTTAAATTTGAAACAATCTTATTATGCTGAAGTTAGCTCCaactactaaatatattatacGAGTGGTTGAAATTGATTTAGCTATTAATATGCTAACTTCTTAATGCATGAATTTTCTAACCGCAAAGAATCTATGTAGATTTTGCTCATAATACATCCTAACCAATTTTTGTGTGTGAATGTGGATAAAAGGGGAGAATTTAGTACTTAAAAGAGCTTCATaattttgatgatgaagaagatcttgcgagTTAAATAATTTAGGTCAACTTTAAAGTTTAGAATTTTTAGCTGATTTGGATATTTTAGATATCATGTATATAGTGAATTCTATTTTTGGTATAAGAAATGATTTGACtgaattttgttttaatattttgcaAAATAGGTATGTTAGTGCTTCACTTTTGTCTGAAAAAGTAATTAGATATTGTTCAGTCTCGTTAATTTGGCTTTGTTGATAGT encodes:
- the LOC131616468 gene encoding uncharacterized protein LOC131616468; this encodes MKDFPSCFGENAVQVSDSSSSNSSKTAQNLVICVYQCSIRGRSCLITITWSKSLMGQGFSVGIDDSSNNQCLCKVDIKPWVFSKRKGCKSLEAYCCKIDVYWDLSSARFGVGPEPLEGFFVGVVVDKQMVLLLGDLRKEAFKKSNAVPLPLKAVFVAKKEHVFGKKLFGNKVVFCDNGKVHDLVIECDTSTAKDPCLIIRLDSKTVMQVKRLKWKFRGNYTILVDGFEVEVYWDVYNWLFGSSIGNAVFMFRTCLSHDKIWNAQPVSDANVLQWSFSQRFSESKLPQGLGFSHVLYAWKNE